From Coffea arabica cultivar ET-39 chromosome 2e, Coffea Arabica ET-39 HiFi, whole genome shotgun sequence, the proteins below share one genomic window:
- the LOC113731698 gene encoding uncharacterized protein, whose translation MMKMNMKAAKNMRGFMCQSPAATAVCMASEPLSVIVRRGPESDRTLAEHARLIDSTKHSRMVEPRARSRGLASATLRSAIVPSFGVENQPEKASRSQVVSSLAERDQVFQVVVMRVSLHCQGCAGKVKKHLSKMEGVTSFSIDLESKRVTVMGHVSPTGVVESISKVKRAELWPSAPC comes from the exons ATGATGAAAATGAACATGAAGGCAGCGAAGAATATGAGGGGTTTCATGTGCCAATCTCCAGCTGCTACAGCAGTGTGCATGGCAAGCGAACCCTTGTCTGTGATAGTGCGAAGGGGGCCTGAATCCGATCGAACCTTGGCTGAACATGCAAGGCTGATCGATAGCACAAAGCACAGTCGCATGGTGGAGCCTCGTGCTCGTAGCCGTGGATTGGCTTCAGCTACTCTCAGATCAGCTATTGTTCCATCTTTCGGAGTCGAGAATCAACCAGAAAAGGCATCCCGATCCCAAGTAGTCTCTTCATTAGCAGAAAGGGATCAGGTTTTCCAG GTGGTTGTCATGAGAGTCTCCCTTCATTGCCAAGGCTGCGCTGGTAAAGTGAAGAAACATTTATCTAAAATGGAAG GGGTAACATCGTTCAGCATTGATCTGGAGAGCAAGAGGGTGACTGTGATGGGACATGTCTCACCAACGGGAGTGGTTGAGAGCATATCAAAGGTGAAAAGAGCAGAGTTATGGCCATCGGCTCCTTGTTGA
- the LOC113731699 gene encoding uncharacterized protein isoform X2, with protein MNNAKVYGVEDHIDFVVGDFFQLAPSLKGDVLFLSPPWGGPSYKMTKKFTLDSLKPKDGHSMFQVAQKITPHIIMYLPRNVDLLEVEQLSWLSSPPLDIEIEGNTVRGHLKAITVYFGDAAITQLCLPQTLSGAACKVCI; from the exons ATGAACAATGCCAAGGTATATGGTGTTGAAGACCACATCGATTTCGTTGTTGGAGACTTTTTTCAGCTGGCACCATCCCTCAAG GGAGATGTATTGTTTCTTTCACCACCATGGGGAGGTCCATCATACAAGATGACTAAGAAATTTACTCTGGACTCACTGAAGCCAAAAGATGG GCACTCCATGTTTCAAGTTGCACAAAAAATAACACCTCATATAATCATGTACTTACCCAGAAATGTAGACTTACTGGAAGTGGAGCAACTTTCTTGGTTGTCTTCACCGCCTTTGGATATTGAG ATAGAGGGAAATACAGTCAGAGGCCATTTGAAGGCAATAACTGTCTACTTTGGTGATGCTGCCATAACACAGCTTTGTCTCCCTCAAACACTATCAG GTGCTGCATGCAAAGTATGCATTTAG
- the LOC113729717 gene encoding DNA repair protein recA homolog 3, mitochondrial-like isoform X1 codes for MQQTEQYEPLNMMARLLRNASSLGCLCFCNLSLRLYRKVLLGHTLNSPTFPPKEENPSQTSKKDLVLKYYQITASFGKGSIMWLGRSAPVKQVPVVSTGSFALDIAFGIGGLPKKLNVTIVTGDFTKLDFDSYNGPSRGYNQLGSIGYNTE; via the exons ATGCAGCAAACTGAACAATATGAG CCTTTGAATATGATGGCAAGGCTTCTCCGAAATGCTTCTTCTCTCGGATGCCTCTGTTTTTGCAACCTCTCTCTCCG ACTTTATAGGAAAGTCTTGTTAGGGCATACACTCAACTCTCCTACTTTTCCTCCAAAAG AAGAAAATCCAAGTCAGACGTCAAAGAAAGATTTGGTGCTCAAGTACTATCAGATCACTGCATCATTTGGAAAAGGTTCTATCATGTGGCTTGGCCGCTCTGCCCCTGTCAAACAAGTTCCAGTTGTGTCCACAGGTTCATTTGCTTTGGATATTGCATTTGGGATTGGAGGACTTCCAAAG AAACTTAATGTGACAATCGTGACAGGTGATTTTACTAAATTGGATTTTGACTCCTACAATGGGCCTTCCAGAGGATATAATCAATTAGGGAGCATTGGATACAACACTGAGTAG
- the LOC113729717 gene encoding DNA repair protein recA homolog 3, mitochondrial-like isoform X5 has protein sequence MQQTEQYEPLNMMARLLRNASSLGCLCFCNLSLRLYRKVLLGHTLNSPTFPPKEENPSQTSKKDLVLKYYQITASFGKGSIMWLGRSAPVKQVPVVSTGDFTKLDFDSYNGPSRGYNQLGSIGYNTE, from the exons ATGCAGCAAACTGAACAATATGAG CCTTTGAATATGATGGCAAGGCTTCTCCGAAATGCTTCTTCTCTCGGATGCCTCTGTTTTTGCAACCTCTCTCTCCG ACTTTATAGGAAAGTCTTGTTAGGGCATACACTCAACTCTCCTACTTTTCCTCCAAAAG AAGAAAATCCAAGTCAGACGTCAAAGAAAGATTTGGTGCTCAAGTACTATCAGATCACTGCATCATTTGGAAAAGGTTCTATCATGTGGCTTGGCCGCTCTGCCCCTGTCAAACAAGTTCCAGTTGTGTCCACAG GTGATTTTACTAAATTGGATTTTGACTCCTACAATGGGCCTTCCAGAGGATATAATCAATTAGGGAGCATTGGATACAACACTGAGTAG
- the LOC113729717 gene encoding DNA repair protein recA homolog 3, mitochondrial-like isoform X3, which produces MMARLLRNASSLGCLCFCNLSLRLYRKVLLGHTLNSPTFPPKEENPSQTSKKDLVLKYYQITASFGKGSIMWLGRSAPVKQVPVVSTGSFALDIAFGIGGLPKKLNVTIVTGDFTKLDFDSYNGPSRGYNQLGSIGYNTE; this is translated from the exons ATGATGGCAAGGCTTCTCCGAAATGCTTCTTCTCTCGGATGCCTCTGTTTTTGCAACCTCTCTCTCCG ACTTTATAGGAAAGTCTTGTTAGGGCATACACTCAACTCTCCTACTTTTCCTCCAAAAG AAGAAAATCCAAGTCAGACGTCAAAGAAAGATTTGGTGCTCAAGTACTATCAGATCACTGCATCATTTGGAAAAGGTTCTATCATGTGGCTTGGCCGCTCTGCCCCTGTCAAACAAGTTCCAGTTGTGTCCACAGGTTCATTTGCTTTGGATATTGCATTTGGGATTGGAGGACTTCCAAAG AAACTTAATGTGACAATCGTGACAGGTGATTTTACTAAATTGGATTTTGACTCCTACAATGGGCCTTCCAGAGGATATAATCAATTAGGGAGCATTGGATACAACACTGAGTAG
- the LOC113729717 gene encoding uncharacterized protein isoform X2 — MQQTEQYEPLNMMARLLRNASSLGCLCFCNLSLRLYRKVLLGHTLNSPTFPPKGRRKSKSDVKERFGAQVLSDHCIIWKRFYHVAWPLCPCQTSSSCVHRFICFGYCIWDWRTSKGDFTKLDFDSYNGPSRGYNQLGSIGYNTE, encoded by the exons ATGCAGCAAACTGAACAATATGAG CCTTTGAATATGATGGCAAGGCTTCTCCGAAATGCTTCTTCTCTCGGATGCCTCTGTTTTTGCAACCTCTCTCTCCG ACTTTATAGGAAAGTCTTGTTAGGGCATACACTCAACTCTCCTACTTTTCCTCCAAAAG GTAGAAGAAAATCCAAGTCAGACGTCAAAGAAAGATTTGGTGCTCAAGTACTATCAGATCACTGCATCATTTGGAAAAGGTTCTATCATGTGGCTTGGCCGCTCTGCCCCTGTCAAACAAGTTCCAGTTGTGTCCACAGGTTCATTTGCTTTGGATATTGCATTTGGGATTGGAGGACTTCCAAAG GTGATTTTACTAAATTGGATTTTGACTCCTACAATGGGCCTTCCAGAGGATATAATCAATTAGGGAGCATTGGATACAACACTGAGTAG
- the LOC113731696 gene encoding sulfate transporter 1.3 — MSNRITDALPVTDMELPADAHSHEHPENLPYVHKVGVPPKQNLFTEFKTTFKETFMHDDPLRSFKDQSNSKKLLLGLQAVFPILDWGRSYSLSKFRGDLIAGLTIASLCIPQDIGYSKLANLAPQYGLYSSFVPPLIYAAMGSSRDIAIGPVAVVSLLLGTLIQDEFDPVKQKLDYQRLAFTATFFAGLTQFALGFFRLGFLIDFLSHAAVVGFMGGTAITIALQQLKGLLGIKKFTKKTDIVSVMRSVWTSVHHGWNWETVVIGVAFLAFLLLAKYIGKKNKKLFWVSAIAPLISVIISTFFVYITHAEKKGVQIVNKIEKGINPSSVHEIFFTGENLGKGFRIGVVAGMIALTEAVAIARTFAAMKDYHIDGNREMVALGTMNVIGSMTSCYVATGSFSRSAVNYMAGCNTAVSNIVMSLVVLLTLEVITPLFKYTPNAILASIIISAVVGLIDINAMLLIWKIDKFDFIACMGAFFGVVFVSVEIGLLIAVAISFAKILLQVTRPRTAVLGKVPRTNVYRNIQQYPEAAKVPGILIVRVDSAIYFSNSNYIRERILRWLSDEEEQLKENGELKSKIHYLIVEMSPVTDIDTSGIHALEELHNSLRKRDIQLVLANPGPVVADKLHASDFTSLIGEDNIFLTVADAVITFAPKMQP, encoded by the exons ATGAGCAACCGGATTACTGATGCGCTCCCGGTAACAGATATGGAGTTACCTGCTGACGCTCACTCACATGAACATCCAGAGAACTTGCCATACGTCCACAAAGTGGGAGTGCCTCCCAAGCAGAATTTGTTTACTGAGTTTAAAACAACTTTCAAGGAAACATTCATGCATGATGATCCTTTACGCTCTTTCAAGGACCAATCAAACTCAAAAAAGTTACTCCTCGGACTACAAGCTGTTTTTCCCATTCTTGATTGGGGAAGAAGCTATAGCCTTTCCAAATTCAGAGGTGATCTGATTGCTGGACTTACCATTGCAAGTCTTTGCATTCCTCAG GACATTGGCTATTCAAAACTAGCAAATTTGGCACCACAATATGGACTTT ACAGTAGCTTCGTGCCACCACTGATATATGCAGCCATGGGAAGCTCGAGAGATATTGCCATAGGCCCGGTGGCAGTGGTGTCTCTCTTGCTTGGAACTTTGATTCAGGATGAGTTCGATCCTGTCAAACAAAAATTAGATTATCAGCGTCTCGCATTTACAGCCACATTCTTTGCTGGACTCACTCAATTTGCCCTTGGCTTTTTCAG ATTGGGTTTCTTGATTGACTTCCTGTCTCATGCTGCCGTTGTTGGCTTTATGGGTGGTACAGCCATAACCATAGCTCTTCAGCAGCTTAAAGGACTGCTTGGCATTAAGAAATTCACAAAGAAAACCGATATTGTTTCTGTGATGCGGTCTGTTTGGACTAGTGTACATCATGGG TGGAATTGGGAAACTGTAGTAATAGGAGTCGCTTTCTTGGCTTTCCTTCTCCTTGCAAAGTACATC gggaaaaaaaacaagaaactcTTTTGGGTGTCTGCCATCGCTCCGTTGATTTCTGTGATCATTTCAACCTTCTTTGTTTATATCACCCATGCTGAAAAGAAGGGAGTCCAAATT GTAAACAAGATTGAAAAAGGCATCAATCCATCTTCTGTCCATGAGATCTTCTTCACTGGAGAAAATCTTGGTAAAGGTTTCAGGATTGGGGTCGTGGCTGGAATGATAGCATTGACG GAAGCTGTGGCAATTGCAAGAACTTTTGCAGCAATGAAGGACTATCATATAGACGGAAACCGTGAGATGGTAGCATTAGGAACGATGAACGTTATTGGCTCCATGACATCGTGTTATGTTGCCACAG GATCTTTCTCGCGATCTGCAGTGAACTATATGGCAGGATGTAACACAGCAGTTTCCAATATCGTGATGTCTTTGGTTGTCTTGCTGACTCTGGAAGTGATCACCCCGCTGTTCAAATACACCCCAAATGCTATACTGGCTTCCATCATTATATCCGCTGTTGTTGGACTAATCGACATTAATGCAATGTTACTGATATGGAAGATTGACAAGTTTGATTTCATTGCGTGCATGGGAGCCTTCTTCGGTGTGGTTTTTGTCTCGGTTGAGATTGGTCTCTTGATTGCG GTCGCAatatcttttgccaaaatcctCCTCCAAGTGACGAGGCCTCGGACTGCGGTACTCGGAAAAGTCCCAAGAACTAATGTATACAGAAATATACAACAATATCCAGAGGCAGCTAAGGTTCCTGGGATTCTAATCGTCCGAGTTGATTCTgcaatttacttttccaactcCAACTATATCAGGGAGAG GATACTAAGATGGCTAAGTGATGAAGAAGAACAGCTGAAAGAAAATGGGGAGCTCAAGTCTAAAATTCATTACTTGATTGTGGAAATGTCAC CTGTTACAGATATTGACACCAGCGGAATCCATGCCTTAGAAGAGTTGCACAATAGTCTTCGAAAGAGAGATATTCAG CTGGTTTTAGCAAATCCTGGACCAGTGGTAGCGGACAAGCTGCATGCATCCGACTTTACTAGCTTGATTGGGGAAGACAACATCTTCCTCACAGTAGCGGATGCTGTCATCACCTTTGCCCCCAAGATGCAGCCTTAA
- the LOC113729717 gene encoding DNA repair protein recA homolog 3, mitochondrial-like isoform X6 produces the protein MQQTEQYEPLNMMARLLRNASSLGCLCFCNLSLRLYRKVLLGHTLNSPTFPPKEENPSQTSKKDLVLKYYQITASFGKGSIMWLGRSAPVKQVPVVSTET, from the exons ATGCAGCAAACTGAACAATATGAG CCTTTGAATATGATGGCAAGGCTTCTCCGAAATGCTTCTTCTCTCGGATGCCTCTGTTTTTGCAACCTCTCTCTCCG ACTTTATAGGAAAGTCTTGTTAGGGCATACACTCAACTCTCCTACTTTTCCTCCAAAAG AAGAAAATCCAAGTCAGACGTCAAAGAAAGATTTGGTGCTCAAGTACTATCAGATCACTGCATCATTTGGAAAAGGTTCTATCATGTGGCTTGGCCGCTCTGCCCCTGTCAAACAAGTTCCAGTTGTGTCCACAG AAACTTAA
- the LOC113731699 gene encoding uncharacterized protein isoform X1, translated as MRRWRKKRRIFKSKVRIKAKKRVLKEEKITQGVSPLVEKYWLQRYDLFWRYDEGIKLDEEGWFSVTPEEIAVGHAQRCTGAGVVIDCFAGVGGNAIQFARVCDHVVAIDIDPEKVALAMNNAKVYGVEDHIDFVVGDFFQLAPSLKGDVLFLSPPWGGPSYKMTKKFTLDSLKPKDGHSMFQVAQKITPHIIMYLPRNVDLLEVEQLSWLSSPPLDIEIEGNTVRGHLKAITVYFGDAAITQLCLPQTLSGAACKVCI; from the exons ATGCGACGCTGGAGGAAGAAGCGCAGGATTTTCAAGAGTAAAG TGAGAATTAAGGCAAAAAAGAGAGTTTtgaaagaggaaaaaataaCACAGGGAGTGAGTCCGTTAGTAGAGAAGTACTGGCTTCAGAGGTACGATTTATTTTGGAGATATGATGAAGGAATTAAGTTAGACGAAGAAGGCTGGTTTTCCGTTACTCCGGAGGAGATTGCCGTCGGCCATGCTCAGCGTTGCACCGGCGCCGGTGTCGTCATCGATTGTTTCGCCGGCGTAGGTGGTAATGCCATTCAATTTGCTCGAGT GTGTGATCATGTAGTTGCCATTGACATTGACCCCGAAAAAGTTGCCCTGGCAATGAACAATGCCAAGGTATATGGTGTTGAAGACCACATCGATTTCGTTGTTGGAGACTTTTTTCAGCTGGCACCATCCCTCAAG GGAGATGTATTGTTTCTTTCACCACCATGGGGAGGTCCATCATACAAGATGACTAAGAAATTTACTCTGGACTCACTGAAGCCAAAAGATGG GCACTCCATGTTTCAAGTTGCACAAAAAATAACACCTCATATAATCATGTACTTACCCAGAAATGTAGACTTACTGGAAGTGGAGCAACTTTCTTGGTTGTCTTCACCGCCTTTGGATATTGAG ATAGAGGGAAATACAGTCAGAGGCCATTTGAAGGCAATAACTGTCTACTTTGGTGATGCTGCCATAACACAGCTTTGTCTCCCTCAAACACTATCAG GTGCTGCATGCAAAGTATGCATTTAG
- the LOC113731695 gene encoding non-specific lipid transfer protein GPI-anchored 31: protein MAVLTRVMKTIAGLFLVGLVLVSNAVVESAGSGHTAPAPAVDCSSLVLNMADCLSFVTSGSTVKKPEGTCCSGLKTVLKTDAECLCEAFKNSAQLGVTLNVTKALTLPSACHVSAPSVSNCGLSIGSGAAPALPPTAMAPSSEGPGAPTAIGGSNEVAPAPAPGSSGSSKLAVSVASSLLLALAAASLSF from the exons atggCTGTTTTGACAAGGGTTATGAAGACTATTGCTGGGCTTTTCTTGGTTGGTCTTGTGCTGGTCTCAAATGCGGTGGTGGAGTCTGCCGGATCCGGCCATACTGCTCCGGCCCCGGCAGTGGACTGTTCGAGCTTGGTCCTTAACATGGCTGACTGCTTATCTTTTGTGACCAGCGGCAGTACGGTGAAGAAGCCGGAAGGAACTTGCTGCTCTGGCCTCAAAACTGTCTTGAAAACTGATGCAGAGTGCCTTTGTGAAGCCTTCAAGAACAGCGCCCAACTGGGAGTTACCCTTAATGTCACTAAGGCCCTCACTCTCCCATCTGCTTGCCATGTCTCTGCTCCCTCCGTCAGCAACTGCGGAT TGAGCATTGGCTCTGGAGCTGCACCTG CTCTCCCTCCAACGGCGATGGCCCCAAGCTCCGAAGGCCCAGGAGCTCCTACTGCAATCGGAGGATCGAATGAGGTTGCTCCAGCACCAGCTCCGGGAAGCTCAGGCTCTTCAAAACTTGCTGTCTCGGTTGCGTCGTCCCTGTTGTTGGCACTTGCTGCTGCATCGCTCTCGTTTTGA
- the LOC113729717 gene encoding DNA repair protein recA homolog 3, mitochondrial-like isoform X4, with the protein MQQTEQYEPLNMMARLLRNASSLGCLCFCNLSLRLYRKVLLGHTLNSPTFPPKEENPSQTSKKDLVLKYYQITASFGKGSIMWLGRSAPVKQVPVVSTGSFALDIAFGIGGLPKVILLNWILTPTMGLPEDIIN; encoded by the exons ATGCAGCAAACTGAACAATATGAG CCTTTGAATATGATGGCAAGGCTTCTCCGAAATGCTTCTTCTCTCGGATGCCTCTGTTTTTGCAACCTCTCTCTCCG ACTTTATAGGAAAGTCTTGTTAGGGCATACACTCAACTCTCCTACTTTTCCTCCAAAAG AAGAAAATCCAAGTCAGACGTCAAAGAAAGATTTGGTGCTCAAGTACTATCAGATCACTGCATCATTTGGAAAAGGTTCTATCATGTGGCTTGGCCGCTCTGCCCCTGTCAAACAAGTTCCAGTTGTGTCCACAGGTTCATTTGCTTTGGATATTGCATTTGGGATTGGAGGACTTCCAAAG GTGATTTTACTAAATTGGATTTTGACTCCTACAATGGGCCTTCCAGAGGATATAATCAATTAG